In Arachis hypogaea cultivar Tifrunner chromosome 2, arahy.Tifrunner.gnm2.J5K5, whole genome shotgun sequence, a genomic segment contains:
- the LOC140177590 gene encoding probable pectinesterase/pectinesterase inhibitor 40 has translation MPQIISKVVNHTVHEVKSSSNNCTTIIKNLQNTLNTIEKRALDDCLKLFDDTIVELNTTILDLSKNPSSSSSSSSNQDLQTLLSGAMTNLYTCLDGFSQSKHGNAVRGLIEEKVIEISHHVSNSLAMLKKVKTSLKKEEVFAEYGTMKKGFPSWVSAKDRKLLE, from the coding sequence ATGCCACAAATAATCTCCAAAGTAGTCAACCACACAGTCCATGAAGTCAAATCTTCATCCAACAACTGCACCACCATAATCAAGAATCTCCAAAACACTCTCAACACCATTGAGAAAAGAGCCTTAGATGATTGTCTCAAACTCTTTGATGACACCATAGTAGAACTCAACACCACCATTCTTGATCTCTCAAAaaatccatcatcatcatcatcatcatcttccaaCCAAGATTTGCAAACTCTACTAAGTGGGGCAATGACAAATTTGTACACTTGTCTTGATGGTTTTTCACAAAGCAAACATGGGAATGCTGTGAGAGGGTTGATAGAGGAGAAAGTGATTGAGATATCACATCATGTTAGTAACTCATTGGCAATGTTGAAGAAAGTGAAGACAAgtttgaagaaagaagaagtgtTTGCTGAATATGGAACAATGAAGAAAGGGTTCCCTTCATGGGTTTCTGCTAAGGATAGGAAGCTTCTAGAATGA
- the LOC112756509 gene encoding putative disease resistance RPP13-like protein 1, whose translation MAAKLYGGAYLSSFADVVFDKLSSILEDDSVLNGNDSALELLGRLEKSLYEVGPVLDDAEQKQFTNKRVKKWLVDLQDALYFADDLLDEISTKAAIAATQREPGDSSFWSDVVNSYIEDSGYMEKIVGALESVVARIDLLPLEKSAKVDMSSWRTPSTSLVLSSAIFGRDKDKEKIIELLLDDTRHAESPVTVIPIVGMAGIGKTTLAQLVYNDDQVKQKFDVKAWVCVGEVFDVLKVTKTVVEKATSGSCNMNDLDSLQQRLRTEVTGKSFLVVLDDMWTIHYDDWETFLGPFQCGSQGGTILVTTRNDTVASKVKTIPAHNLSLLDDEQCWSVFENHAFFPTESRDCLALKEVGRKIVEKCKGLPLAAQSLGGLLRTKDNVSDWEDVLVSKIWEFSEDECRILPALRISYHYLPSHLKRCFVYCSLYPKDYEFDRGELILLWMAEDLLQQPRSGSILEEIGYRYFNDLAARSFFQPSKNAYKSSFVMHDLMHDLATFYGEKFFVRISEHQNVAQHDTKTRHLSYDVNDNNSVPKMLEACESSSHVRTLIQIKADLYRQHKEGIDPCRLLAQLKRLRVLSCTSFKIDILPDSIGELIHLRHLNLSNILVVSLPESLNNLYNLQTLKLAECKKLKKLPSNMQNLVNLRHLDIAGTDLEEMPKKMSKLKDLQFLSHYIAGKHEENRIGELGELANLHGSLSIAKLENVENGGEASSARMDEKIHLNALNLEWSWSSSEESEFCDSQTERDVLDKLRPHKELKELRVWGYRGTMFPDWVGHSSYYKITKLELRRCSNCWMLPSLGQLPALTRLEISDCDMVKLIGGSFYKGGGTDNQETPFRSLKYLSFSHMSCWAEWESYECDKHQETPFPQLEELWIQNCPILRGDLPTFLPSLKSLHIVSCQELRCYLPRAPMLRSLTIDGRQEARMRDQPLSMLETLWVNGNQLVNSLFEAMTHTQPTSLIHLQISECSSAVSFPGDSLPPSLEELSIEDCKNVEFPMQHQQHESLRSLRIHNSCDSLTSFALPAFTNLKYLTIARCENLTSLELSQSQSLQELRVEQCPELENIIRLPASLTQLRFYGCPLLASLELSQSQSLRELAIEDCPKLENILRLPASLTKLRIYRCLSLASLELSQSQSLRELAIEDCPTLENIIRLPASLTQFRIYGCPLLASLELSQSQSLRELAIEDCPKLENIIRLPASLTQLLIYKYSLLASLELSQSQSLQELLILGCAKLENIIRLPASLTELRISGCALLASLELSQSQSLRELAIENCPKLENIIRLPASLTQLIISRCLLASLELSQSQSLRDLSISGCPKLENIIRLPASLTKLRIGGCALLASLELSQSQSLRELAIEDCPKLENIIRLPASLTKLRIGGCALLASLELSQSQSLRELAIEDCPKLENIIRLPASLTKLRIGGCALLASLELSQSQSLRELAIEDCPKLENIIRLPASLTKLRIGGCALLASLELSQSQSLRELAIEDCPKLENIIRLPASLTKLRIGGCALLASLELSQSQSLRELAIEDCPKLENIIRLPASLTKLRIGGCALLASLEQSQSQSQSQSQSLRELAQSLRELAIEDCPKLENIIRLPASLTQFRIYGCPLLASLELSQSQSLRELAIEDCPKLENIIRLPASLSRLYISRCQLLGEGIERKDPHIWPSISHIPTIVVDRKWIRNDSTS comes from the coding sequence ATGGAAACGACTCTGCCCTCGAGTTGCTTGGAAGGTTGGAGAAAAGTCTGTATGAGGTTGGACCTGTGCTTGATGATGCTGAGCAGAAGCAGTTCACTAACAAGAGAGTCAAAAAGTGGCTTGTTGATCTCCAAGATGCTCTCTATTTTGCTGATGACTTGCTCGATGAGATCTCCACTAAAGCTGCCATCGCCGCCACTCAAAGGGAACCAGGTGACTCTTCTTTCTGGTCTGATGTTGTTAATTCATATATTGAAGACAGTGGTTATATGGAAAAAATAGTTGGTGCACTAGAGTCTGTTGTAGCACGTATAGATTTACTTCCTCTGGAGAAGAGTGCCAAGGTGGACATGTCGTCATGGAGAACTCCATCCACATCTCTCGTACTAAGTTCTGCCATATTTGgtcgagacaaagacaaggagaAGATAATCGAATTGCTTTTAGATGATACTCGTCATGCTGAATCACCTGTGACTGTCATCCCCATTGTGGGTATGGCCGGAATAGGAAAAACTACTTTGGCTCAATTGGTTTACAATGATGACCAAGTGAAGCAAAAGTTTGATGTTAAAGCATGGGTTTGTGTTGGTGAAGTATTTGATGTTCTTAAGGTGACAAAGACTGTAGTGGAGAAAGCTACTTCTGGTTCTTGCAACATGAATGATTTAGATTCACTTCAACAACGTTTGAGGACTGAGGTAACAGGAAAGAGTTTCTTGGTTGTTCTGGATGACATGTGGACCATTCATTATGATGATTGGGAAACTTTTCTAGGTCCCTTCCAATGTGGAAGTCAGGGAGGTACGATTCTTGTAACAACCCGCAATGATACGGTTGCTTCTAAGGTGAAAACAATTCCAGCTCACAATTTGAGTTTGTTGGATGATGAACAATGTTGGTCGGTGTTTGAAAATCATGCATTCTTTCCTACTGAATCCCGAGATTGTTTGGCTTTGAAAGAAGTTGGTAGAAAAATTGTTGAGAAGTGCAAAGGACTGCCTTTGGCTGCTCAATCACTTGGGGGCTTGTTGAGAACCAAGGATAACGTTAGCGACTGGGAAGATGTTTTGGTGAGTAAGATTTGGGAGTTTTCTGAAGATGagtgtaggattcttcctgcatTGAGAATAAGCTATCATTATCTCCCTTCACACTTAAAACGTTGCTTTGTCTATTGTTCTTTATATCCCAAAGATTATGAATTCGATAGAGGTGAATTGATATTGTTGTGGATGGCTGAAGATCTTTTGCAACAACCAAGGAGTGGAAGCATTTTAGAAGAAATTGGTTATAGATACTTCAATGATTTAGCTGCACGATCATTCTTTCAACCTTCAAAGAATGCTTATAAGAGTTCATttgtgatgcatgatctcatgcatGATCTAGCTACATTCTATGGTGAAAAGTTCTTTGTTAGAATCTCTGAACACCAGAATGTAGCCCAACATGATACTAAAACTCGTCATTTGTCATATGATGTCAACGACAATAATTCAGTCCCGAAGATGTTGGAAGCATGTGAGAGTTCAAGTCATGTGAGGACCCTGATTCAAATCAAGGCAGATTTATACCGTCAACACAAAGAGGGAATTGATCCTTGTCGCTTACTAGCACAGTTGAAGCGCTTACGTGTTTTATCATGTACATCATTTAAAATTGATATATTGCCTGATTCAATTGGTGAATTGATCCACTTGCGTCATTTGAATCTCTCTAACATACTTGTCGTGTCATTACCCGAGTCCTTGAATAATTTGTACAATTTACAAACATTGAAGTTGGCAGAGTGTAAAAAACTTAAAAAGCTTCCCTCCAACATGCAAAATCTTGTGAATTTGCGTCATCTTGATATTGCTGGCACTGATTTAGAAGAGATGCCAAAAAAGATGAGCAAATTAAAAGATTTGCAATTTTTAAGTCACTATATTGCGGGCAAACATGAAGAGAACAGGATTGGAGAATTGGGAGAGCTAGCAAATCTTCATGGCTCATTGTCGATTGCGAAATTAGAGAATGTTGAGAATGGTGGTGAAGCATCGAGTGCAAGAATGGATGAGAAAATACACCTGAATGCTTTAAATTTGGAGTGGTCATGGTCATCATCTGAAGAAAGTGAGTTTTGTGATTCCCAAACTGAAAGAGATGTACTTGACAAATTACGTCCTCACAAAGAATTGAAGGAGCTGAGGGTCTGGGGTTACAGAGGTACCATGTTTCCGGATTGGGTAGGGCACTCTTCCTACTACAAGATTACTAAGTTGGAGCTGAGGCGATGCAGTAATTGTTGGATGCTTCCTTCACTTGGACAGTTACCTGCTCTAACGAGATTGGAGATTTCAGATTGTGATATGGTGAAGCTGATTGGTGGGTCATTCTATAAGGGTGGTGGAACTGATAATCAGGAGACACCCTTCCGATCCCTTAAATATCTCTCATTCTCTCATATGAGTTGCTGGGCGGAATGGGAGTCATATGAATGTGATAAGCATCAGGAGACACCATTTCCTCAACTTGAAGAACTTTGGATACAGAACTGTCCTATATTAAGAGGAGATTTGCCCACGTTCCTTCCGTCTTTGAAATCACTCCACATTGTTAGCTGCCAGGAGCTTCGTTGTTATCTGCCAAGAGCTCCCATGCTACGCTCATTAACAATAGATGGCAGACAGGAAGCAAGAATGCGGGACCAACCACTTTCCATGTTGGAGACACTATGGGTTAATGGAAATCAGCTTGTGAATTCTCTGTTTGAGGCCATGACCCACACCCAACCAACCTCTCTCATACACCTACAGATCTCAGAGTGCTCATCAGCCGTGTCATTTCCAGGGGATTCTTTGCCCCCTTCATTGGAAGAGCTATCAATCGAggattgcaagaatgtagaattCCCAATGCAACACCAACAACATGAGTCACTAAGGAGTCTTAGAATACACAACAGCTGTGATTCGCTTACATCCTTCGCATTGCCAGCGTTCACAAATCTCAAGTATCTCACAATCGCAAGATGTGAAAATTTGACATCTCTGGAGCTTTCACAGTCACAGTCCCTCCAAGAATTAAGGGTTGAACAATGCCCTGAGCTGGAGAACATAATAAGGCTGCCTGCTTCTTTAACTCAACTCAGATTCTATGGATGTCCGTTGTTGGCATCTCTGGAGCTGTCACAGTCACAGTCCCTCCGAGAGTTAGCAATTGAAGATTGCCCTAAGCTGGAGAACATATTAAGGCTGCCTGCTTCTTTAACTAAACTCAGAATCTATAGATGTCTGTCGTTGGCATCGCTGGAGCTGTCACAGTCACAGTCCCTCCGAGAGTTAGCAATTGAAGATTGCCCTACGCTGGAGAACATAATAAGGCTGCCTGCTTCTTTAACTCAATTCAGAATCTATGGATGTCCGTTGTTGGCATCTCTGGAGCTGTCACAGTCACAGTCCCTCCGAGAGTTAGCAATTGAAGATTGCCCTAAGCTGGAGAATATAATAAGGCTGCCTGCTTCTTTAACTCAACTCTTAATCTATAAGTATTCGTTGTTGGCATCTCTGGAGCTGTCACAGTCACAGTCCCTGCAAGAGTTATTAATTTTAGGTTGCGCTAAGCTGGAGAACATAATAAGGCTGCCTGCTTCTTTAACTGAACTCAGAATTAGTGGATGTGCGTTGTTGGCATCTCTGGAGCTGTCACAGTCACAGTCCCTCCGAGAGTTAGCAATTGAAAATTGCCCTAAGCTGGAGAACATAATAAGGCTGCCTGCTTCTTTAACTCAACTCATAATCTCTAGATGTTTGTTGGCATCTCTGGAGCTGTCACAGTCACAGTCCCTCCGAGACTTATCAATTTCAGGCTGCCCTAAGCTGGAGAACATAATAAGGCTGCCTGCTTCTTTAACTAAACTCAGAATCGGTGGATGTGCGTTGTTGGCATCTCTGGAGCTGTCACAGTCACAGTCCCTCCGAGAGTTAGCAATTGAAGATTGCCCTAAGCTGGAGAACATAATAAGGCTGCCTGCTTCTTTAACTAAACTCAGAATCGGTGGATGTGCGTTGTTGGCATCTCTGGAGCTGTCACAGTCACAGTCCCTCCGAGAGTTAGCAATTGAAGATTGCCCTAAGCTGGAGAACATAATAAGGCTGCCTGCTTCTTTAACTAAACTCAGAATCGGTGGATGTGCGTTGTTGGCATCTCTGGAGCTGTCACAGTCACAGTCCCTCCGAGAGTTAGCAATTGAAGATTGCCCTAAGCTGGAGAACATAATAAGGCTGCCTGCTTCTTTAACTAAACTCAGAATCGGTGGATGTGCGTTGTTGGCATCTCTGGAGCTGTCACAGTCACAGTCCCTCCGAGAGTTAGCAATTGAAGATTGCCCTAAGCTGGAGAACATAATAAGGCTGCCTGCTTCTTTAACTAAACTCAGAATCGGTGGATGTGCGTTGTTGGCATCTCTGGAGCTGTCACAGTCACAGTCCCTCCGAGAGTTAGCAATTGAAGATTGCCCTAAGCTGGAGAACATAATAAGGCTGCCTGCTTCTTTAACTAAACTCAGAATCGGTGGATGTGCGTTGTTGGCATCTCTGGAGCAGTCACAGTCACAGTCACAGTCACAGTCACAGTCCCTCCGAGAGTTAGCACAGTCCCTCCGAGAGTTAGCAATTGAAGATTGCCCTAAGCTGGAGAACATAATAAGGCTGCCTGCTTCTTTAACTCAATTCAGAATCTATGGATGTCCGTTGTTGGCATCTCTGGAGCTGTCACAGTCACAGTCCCTCCGAGAGTTAGCAATTGAAGATTGCCCTAAGCTGGAAAACATAATAAGGCTGCCTGCCTCTTTAAGTCGACTCTACATCAGCAGATGTCAGTTGTTGGGTGAAGGCATAGAGAGGAAGGACCCCCACATTTGGCCATCCATTTCCCACATCCCCACAATTGTTGTTGATCGCAAATGGATTCGCAATGACTCAACATCTTAA
- the LOC112756524 gene encoding putative disease resistance RPP13-like protein 1, with the protein MAAALVGGAFLSSFLNVLFDRLSDPQIINLIRGKKLSEKMIQRFKTTLNAAKVLLNDAEQKQIREGVKVWLDDLKDALYEADDFLDEIATKAATKKDQGNCLTRFLNLKDRKKVTRMEDVIARLESIVNQKDTLGLKEIPMENMSWRTPSVSLVKVSDVYGRDEDRKALVKLLLDDANDGDVSVIPIVGMGGIGKTTLAQLVYNDDQVQQKFNVKAWVCVGEDFNVLRLTKTVIEEVTSKSCELNGLNSVQQRLRDGVRGKSFLVVLDDMWTNHYDDWKTFLGPFQCGSQGGKILVTTRIDTVASMVKTIPAHNLSLLDDEQCWSVFANHAFFPTESRDRLALEKVGRKIVDKCKGLPLAAQSLGGLLRTKDNIADWKDVLMSEIWEFSEDECRILPALRISYHYLPSYLKRCFVYCSLYPKDYKFDIDELVLLWMAEDLLQQPKSGSILEVGYKYFNDLAARSFFQPSKNGYVMHDLMHDLATFYGEKFFVRISEQENVSQHDTKTRHLSYDRNDYDSVRKMLEACKSLSHMRTLFEIKADSYGGREGIDPCGLLAQLKRLRVLSFTSFKIDRLPDSIGELIHLRYLNLSNTPVVTLPKSLNNLYNLQTLKLRNCEKLKKLPSKMQNLVNLRYLDVSGTYLEEMPKKMSKLKDLQFLSDYIAGKHEENGIGELGELAHLHGSFRLKKLENVKNSGEASNARMDEKIHLNALHLWWSSFEEREVCDSQSEKDVLDKLRPHKDLKDLSIWGYRGTMFPDWVGQSSYHNMTWLELRGCRNCWVLPSLGQLPSLERLVIREFEKVKKIGGSFYKGNGTHQHQETPFRSLKSLEFHDMGWWEEWESYECDVDDDAPFPKLETLEIWFCPKLRGDLPTFLPSLKSLEIASCEEIGCYLPRAPSILKLEIYGKQEARMRELPLSMLERLVINGEQHVEYVFEAMTHTQPTSLSSLEISECSSAISFPGDSLPPSLQQLRINNCKNVEFPMQHQQHESLTSLTIKNSCDSLTSFALPPFPNLKDLTITRHENLTSLELSQSQSLRQLWIAECPKLEKIIRVPASLTLLRIRECPLLGEGIERKDPHGPPHLAIHFPHPSNLS; encoded by the coding sequence ATGGCTGCTGCACTTGTTGGAGGAGctttcctctcttcttttctcaaTGTTCTTTTCGACAGGCTCTCCGATCCTCAGATTATCAACTTGATCCGAGGGAAGAAGCTTAGCGAGAAGATGATCCAGAGGTTCAAGACAACCCTGAATGCTGCTAAGGTCTTACTGAATGATGCTGAGCAGAAACAAATCAGAGAGGGAGTGAAGGTCTGGCTGGATGATCTCAAAGACGCTCTCTATGAGGCTGACGACTTCCTGGATGAAATCGCCACCAAAGCTGCAACTAAGAAGGATCAAGGTAACTGCCTAACTCGCTTTCTGAATTtgaaagatagaaagaaggttaCTAGGATGGAAGATGTCATTGCTAGGCTAGAGTCCATAGTGAATCAAAAAGATACTCTTGGCCTGAAAGAGATACCAATGGAGAACATGTCATGGAGAACTCCATCCGTGTCTCTAGTTAAGGTGTCTGATGTATATGGCAGGGATGAAGATAGGAAAGCCTTAGTCAAATTGTTGTTAGATGATGCTAATGATGGTGACGTGTCCGTGATCCCCATCGTTGGCATGGGTGGGATAGGAAAAACAACTTTGGCTCAATTGGTTTACAATGATGACCAAGTGCAGCAAAAGTTTAATGTTAAAGCATGGGTTTGTGTTGGTGAAGATTTTAATGTTCTTCGGTTGACAAAGACTGTAATAGAGGAAGTAACTTCTAAGTCTTGTGAACTGAATGGCTTAAATTCTGTTCAACAACGTTTGAGGGATGGGGTAAGAGGGAAGAGTTTTTTGGTTGTTCTGGATGACATGTGGACCAATCATTATGATGATTGGAAAACTTTTCTAGGTCCCTTCCAATGTGGAAGTCAGGGAGGAAAGATTCTTGTCACAACCCGCATTGATACAGTTGCTTCTATGGTGAAAACAATTCCAGCTCACAATTTGAGTTTGTTGGATGATGAACAATGTTGGTCGGTGTTTGCAAATCATGCATTTTTTCCTACTGAATCCCGAGATCGTTTGGCTTTGGAAAAAGTTGGTAGAAAAATTGTTGACAAGTGCAAAGGACTGCCTTTGGCTGCTCAATCACTTGGGGGCTTGTTAAGAACCAAGGATAACATAGCGGACTGGAAAGATGTTTTGATGAGTGAGATTTGGGAGTTTTCTGAAGACGagtgtaggattcttcctgcatTAAGAATCAGCTATCACTACCTCCCCTCATATTTAAAACGTTGCTTTGTTTATTGTTCTTTATATCCAAAGGACTACAAATTTGACATTGATGAATTAGTGTTATTATGGATGGCAGAAGATCTTTTGCAACAACCAAAAAGCGGAAGCATTTTAGAAGTAGGATATAAATACTTCAATGATTTAGCTGCACGATCATTCTTTCAACCTTCAAAGAATGGTTATGTGATGCACGATCTCATGCATGATCTAGCTACATTTTATGGTGAAAAGTTCTTTGTTAGAATCTCTGAACAGGAGAATGTATCCCAACATGATACTAAAACTCGTCATTTGTCATATGATCGCAACGACTATGATTCAGTCCGGAAGATGTTGGAAGCATGTAAGAGTTTAAGTCATATGAGGACCCTGTTTGAAATCAAGGCAGATTCATACGGAGGCAGAGAGGGAATTGATCCTTGTGGCTTACTAGCACAGTTGAAGCGCTTACGTGTTTTGTCATTTACATCATTTAAAATTGATAGATTGCCTGATTCAATTGGTGAATTGATCCACTTGCGTTATTTGAATCTCTCTAACACACCTGTCGTGACATTGCCCAAGTCCTTGAATAATTTGTACAATTTACAAACATTGAAGTTGAGAAACTGTGAAAAACTTAAAAAGCTTCCTAGCAAGATGCAAAATCTTGTGAATTTGCGTTATCTTGATGTTTCCGGCACTTATTTGGAAGAGATGCCAAAAAAGATGAGCAAATTAAAAGATTTGCAATTTTTAAGTGACTATATTGCGGGCAAACATGAAGAGAATGGGATTGGAGAATTGGGAGAGCTAGCACATCTTCATGGCTCATTTCGTCTTAAGAAACTAGAGAATGTAAAGAATAGTGGTGAAGCATCGAATGCAAGGATGGATGAAAAAATACACCTGAATGCTTTACATTTGTGGTGGTCATCATTTGAAGAAAGAGAGGTTTGTGATTCCCAAAGTGAAAAAGATGTACTTGACAAATTACGTCCTCACAAAGACTTGAAGGACCTATCTATCTGGGGTTACAGAGGTACGATGTTTCCGGATTGGGTAGGGCAGTCTTCGTACCACAACATGACTTGGTTGGAGCTGAGGGGATGCAGGAATTGTTGGGTGCTTCCTTCACTTGGACAGTTACCCTCTCTGGAGAGGCTCGTTATTAGAGAGTTCGAGAAGGTGAAGAAGATTGGTGGGTCATTCTATAAGGGTAATGGAACTCATCAGCATCAGGAGACACCCTTCCGATCCCTTAAATCTCTGGAATTTCATGATATGGGTTGGTGGGAGGAATGGGAGTCATATGAAtgtgatgttgatgatgatgcaCCATTTCCGAAACTTGAGACACTTGAGATATGGTTTTGTCCTAAGTTAAGAGGAGATTTGCCCACTTTCCTTCCTTCTTTGAAATCACTCGAAATTGCTAGCTGCGAGGAGATTGGTTGTTATCTGCCAAGAGCTCCCTCTATCCTCAAATTAGAAATATATGGCAAACAGGAagcaagaatgcgggagctaccaCTTTCCATGTTGGAGAGACTAGTAATTAATGGAGAGCAGCATGTGGAGTATGTGTTTGAGGCCATGACCCACACCCAACCAACCTCTCTCAGTTCTTTAGAGATCTCAGAGTGCTCATCAGCCATATCATTTCCAGGGGATTCTTTGCCTCCTTCATTGCAACAGTTGCGGATCAATAACTGCAAGAATGTAGAATTCCCAATGCAACACCAACAACATGAGTCACTAACGAGTCTTACAATAAAGAACAGCTGTGATTCGCTTACATCCTTCGCATTGCCACCGTTCCCAAATCTCAAGGATTTGACAATCACAAGACATGAAAATTTGACATCTCTGGAGCTGTCACAGTCACAGTCCCTCCGACAATTATGGATTGCAGAGTGCCCTAAGCTGGAGAAGATAATAAGGGTGCCTGCCTCTTTAACTCTACTCAGAATCAGAGAATGTCCGTTGTTGGGTGAAGGCATAGAGAGGAAGGACCCCCACGGACCCCCACATTTGGCCATCCATTTCCCACATCCCTCAAATTTAAGTTGA